Proteins encoded within one genomic window of Calonectris borealis chromosome 1, bCalBor7.hap1.2, whole genome shotgun sequence:
- the MLNR gene encoding motilin receptor codes for MWGGGNGSEGEPRPWLPCDERLCLALPVRALVPVTAVCLGLFVVGVVGNVLTVLVIRGYRDMKTTTNLYLGSMAVSDLLILMGLPFDLYRLWRSRPWIFGQLLCRLSHYLSEGCTYCTILHITALTVERYLAICFPLKAKVVVTKRRVKAVIGVLWAFAFLSAGPFFFLVGVEQPDNHTDFSRECKPTLQAVESGLLATMFWVTTFYFVLPVICLSVLYGFIGHELWQNNARLRGPNAVLREKGHRQAIKILAVVVLAFVICWLPFHIGRIVFINTQDTKTMLFSQYFNIFALQLFYLSASINPILYNLISKKYRAAAYKLLLPHRAAEWAFTVTKNAGGYTETSASPRNEYTTSF; via the exons ATGTGGGGCGGCGGGAACGGCAGCGAGGGCGAGCCCCGGCCGTGGCTGCCCTGCGACGAGCGGCTGTGCTTGGCGCTGCCGGTGCGGGCGCTTGTCCCAGTCACGGCCGTCTGCCTGGGGCTCTTCGTGGTCGGCGTGGTGGGCAACGTCCTGACGGTGCTGGTCATCCGCGGCTACCGCGACATGAAGACCACCACCAACCTCTACCTGGGCAGCATGGCTGTCTCGGACCTGCTCATCCTCATGGGGCTGCCCTTCGACCTCTACCGCCTCTGGCGCTCCCGACCCTGGATCTTCGGGCAGCTGCTGTGCCGCCTCTCCCACTACCTCAGCGAGGGCTGCACCTACTGCACCATCCTCCACATCACCGCCCTCACCGTGGAGCGCTACCTCGCCATCTGCTTCCCCCTCAAGGCCAAGGTGGTTGTCACCAAGCGCCGGGTGAAGGCCGTCATCGGCGTCCTCTGGGCCTTCGCCTTCCTCTCTGCCGGccccttcttcttcctggtcGGCGTGGAGCAGCCCGACAACCACACCGACTTCAGCCGCGAGTGCAAGCCCACCCTGCAGGCCGTGGAGTCCGGCCTGCTGGCCACCATGTTCTGGGTCACCACCTTCTACTTCGTCCTGCCCGTCATCTGCCTCAGCGTCCTCTACGGCTTCATCGGCCACGAGCTGTGGCAGAACAACGCCCGCCTGCGGGGTCCCAATGCGGTCCTCCGGGAGAAGGGGCACCGCCAGGCGATCAAAATCCTGG CTGTGGTGGTTCTGGCCTTTGTAATTTGCTGGTTGCCTTTCCACATCGGCAGGATCGTATTTATAAACACCCAGGACACCAAGACGATGCTGTTCTCCCAGTACTTCAATATATTCGCCCTGCAGCTTTTCTACCTGAGCGCATCCATCAACCCTATCCTCTACAACCTCATTTCTAAGAAGTACAGGGCAGCAGCCTACAAGCTGCTGTTGCCACACCGAGCTGCCGAATGGGCTTTCACGGTAACGAAAAACGCTGGTGGCTACACAGAGACCAGCGCTAGCCCAAGAAACGAGTACACCACCAGCTTCTGA